aataaaaaaattgccaTACAGTCCAATATACAGACTTTCCTTAAAACATCACCCACACAACCagatagaaaataataaaaacatggcttttttttttttttttaaatggggaaAAAAATAACTTACTGGAAGAACTTGAAGGCCTTGACCATTGCACCAGAGCTCGCAAACAGCATCTTAAGGTCATCCTCAACCACAGAGGGACTAAAAAGAAAGACACAATTGTAAAACTTGACAAGACTTTAGCAGTAGTTCACCAAGACATACTGTAGCTATTGGCTGAGTTTTTCCTGTACCATGAAAGTGGTACCTGAGGACTAGCAGCTATCGAAAGAGTCAGTGGGCTCATTGCAGCAGAAACGCCTCCGGTCTACTTACGGGATGTTTGAGAGGTGCAGGGTGGCTGAGGGAGGGAATATGTTTGAGTAGTTCTTGGAGCCGGGCTTCTTGAAGCGGTGCAGGGGTGAGTTGCTGTAGTCCTTTGTCAGGCCCTGGTCCTCGTGGCCCTCACGGGGCAGCTGAacgttggtgtgtttggacaggGTGACACGCAGCGCTGTCCCGTGTAGCCTCTGGCCATTCAGGTGGCTCATTGCTGTTGGAAGCAGAGGTTAAGCACTGAGTCTTCTAATCCAAGATGTACATCGCTCCCTACATATGGTTTTGTTTAGCACTACTTTTCCTGGATTATTCCTTTCCAATAAAGTTTAGCTGGGCCTTACCTAGCTGTGCCTGAGTCCCATCAGACATCTGGATCAGAGCGTTCTCCTTCTTGTTGAACAGGATCTTCACTCTCATTACATCACCATATACACCTTCACacaggagggggagagaacaACTGTTTGAACCCATGTCTTTGGGCCCCTTTAAGATTTTAACACCTATCTGGGCCCCATTGGGAAGCTTGTGTATATGAATAACTTCAGTTCACAATCAAGATGCTCCTCCATTTAGTCGAATGAGAAGGGGGTGAAATGCATTCTGCCAAGAGCGACTGAAGCCACTGATCATTAACATGTTGCATCATGGCCACTAGTGTGAATTACTCAGAGGTACAGTTTGTGTGACTTTACTACACCATAAATGTCcataaaaatgttttaaagagTAGGCTACCGTTTGGACATCGGTTTAAATAAACTCAAAGAATTGGAATTCTCAAAGAGAAAGGCAGTGGAACTGCAAAACATAGCTACACTTGGATGGAAAAAGGTAAAGGGAAAATTAGGGTTTTATGTAGTTTATCAAGGAGGAAATTACGTGTCTACCAAGTGACCCCTCCCTGTTGAATTGGTAAATAACATTGAAGACTGAAGACCcttaaatggtaaaaaaaaaagtcagaAATAAGAATAAGGATCCTAAGCAATGCAAAAAATTGGCCATATGTACTCTGACCATTAACCAAAAGCAATTGATACAGCATTCATAAAAAGGGCATGCAAAATGAAAAAAATCCAGCATGCAAATTTACCATGAAAACTATGACTGAACAGACAAATTATAAAATCTCATGTAAGTTACAGCATCTCACTGAATTTCCCACAAGATATTCTTATCAATTCAAATGCACAACCTGCAGTCTTGTAATTTCCACTATGCTTAAGGGAATAGTAAACTCTGAGAAAAACAATTATTCATAGGTTCTCAGGTCATGAAATTGGTCAATAGTATTAAAGAGACTAGTCAGCAATATCTATATAGCGTGGGACCTAAAAATTTAGCCTTGAGATCGGCACGAAATTTGCAttgctttttctttttttatccccttttctccccaattttcgtggtatccaatcgctagtaattactatcttgtctcatcgctacaactcccgtacgggctcaggagagacgaaggtcgaaagccatgcgtcctccgaagcacaactcAACCATatcttcttaacacagcgcgcctccaacccggaagccagccgcaccaatgtgtcggaggaaacaccgtgcacctggcccccttggttagcaagtgcgcccggcccgccacaggagtcgctggagcgcgatgagacaaggatatccctaccggccaaaccctccctaacccggacgacgctaggccaattgtgcgtcgccccacggacctcccggtcgcggccggctgcgacagagcctgggcgcaaacccagagactctggtggcgcagctagcactgcgatgcagtgccctagaccactgcaccacccgggaggtcGAAATTTGCATTGCTTTTAAGGTCCACATATATTCTTTACCAATTTGGCTGAAGTTGACGACCAGACTCAAACCATATCAACTATAGACACATTTCAGATAAGGAAACATTTTTGACCAATCTATTCCTTTAAAACATTTGCTATGCCTGTGGACACAAACACTGAAAATGCTGCAACTTTTCAACCAAGTTTCTCAAATCAACACGCAAAACGCATGAAACCAAAACAAGACACTCAAAACATCTGAAACAAACTGGTTATTAAAAATAGAACTGAACAAACAAGTagtaataattttaaaaaaggtGCCAATGACAACATACCGAAAAGAATAAAGAGGCATTGGGGCGTAACTCTCTTTATAAGACAGCAGAGGAAGGCAGCGGAGGGAAGAAGGGACAGGAAAAAGATCGGAGGCAGGATAGTGGAGGTTCAACATATCATCCACAGCGGAGGCAGTTCCACGGGGGTTGGATCATGAGGAGGGTTAATAAATtggacaggagagaggggggggggggggggagatgtgGAGGTGGTTTATGTAACAATATGATATGAGCAGAGATGAGTGGATATGTTTATACGTGGTGTGTATTGAAGATGTGGTGTAATGgttcagagaaagaaaatggataCATGGGGCGTGCAGTCAGTTTGGCAAAAAAAAAGGttatataaaaaacatttttttttttttaaagagggtGAGATAGGGGGAATGGGGACAGAGAGAAACAAGAAAGAGGTAAAAAAACAAGGTCAGTATACAAAGAAATATGAAGTGTTCCATCCAGTATAGAATGTGCTTTAAAAAGGGTTTCAATCATGTAAAGATCACTGAACCTACAATGAAACTAGGAGGAATGATACACATGAGTGGCTGAGACAATATTTATTCTATAATTCTGTCTGAGTTTAAGTGTACCATTGGCATTAACATAAATAGATACACTCTTTAAATTAATGATTGTATAAATATTGGTTGGGCTTAAGCTGAAGGCCATGCAAACGATAAAAGCAATAATGGCTCTAAATTGGATGAAAAATGGCTCTAAATGTATGTGATAGGTTACGGGAATGATTTCTCAAAGAACAATTTAAAGTGCATCATGTTTAGTAGATGAAGAGGGACTGGTAACATTATGTTGAGAAATTGAACGTTAATAGAAATTCCACAcagtttatatacagtatgtaggtcCTACTGCCTGGATGGTAAATACTATAGTTCGTATGCATGAGAAGGACGCAAAAGCGAATCTGCATTTTGATTTAATGAAAACATGCCAATATTTAGAATTATAATAATGATTGAATGAGTCAACATAAATGTATCTTCATGAAGTTTGTACATCCTAAGTGTTTGTATCTTCTGCCTGTGAAACACCGATAACGGGGATGGTACAACACAGGAGATAAAGAAAGAAAACTAGGGAAGAAGAAACCAAGAGCTCTGCTACACTGGACTTGTATGCAATGCCTTCTTGAAGGAGTTGACAGAGAAAAAGGGGGTGCTATATTAGGGTTGGGCGACTTCAACCTTTGTCCTATCATGACTAGGTGCCCATAAAACCTTATGAAATACATTAGCCACCCCacaaatttttttattttatttttatttaagctAAAATGACAATTGGGCAAAAGCGCGAAATCGAATGCAACTGGATGAATCATGACAAAATATGTTTTAGAAAGCCTGGAAGCACCGGTTGGTAAAAATGTTCTGATATTCCTTTCTGGTGGAAGAGCAAAATATGACCACAGTGTCTTACCGTAGAGAGTTAGGTTATAGGCTGGATAGAAGCAGTCTACTATTTTCACAACTGCTTTATTTGCCTCAGGAAACAATAGAAAAATAAGTTGTTTGTTCTCTCTCATAAAGCTGTCATTGAGAATAGCCTATGCCTATACTCATTCTTGTTCATTTTTGAAAGTCACATCAACTACACCTTCGTAGGCTACTATACATGTATTTGGGTAATAAGCTAGACAAGGTAGTTGAGAAGTGTCCATTATTTTAAAAGATAAATCGTTTTAGGCTATAGTCTAAATGCCCAGGCATCCGACAGAGGAACATTTTTTGTGAATTAAGCTAAACCATTGTGTCACATCACGAGGTCGTCACCATCGATCATGGCTGTCAGAAGATGCTATCGTAATATCGCCCCAGCTTAATGCTGCTGTATATCATCTAGGCATGActtaatgcatgtgtgtgtgtgtgagagagagagaagggggggctGAATTCTAAACATTTTCAATAGACGTGGTACATTAACATAAATGTTTTAACACCGAGTGCCAGCATATAATACACAGCCATCAATGTACTTGGCATGTTTCATGTGGGCCCACTGAAGCAGCTCTCTCCACATACTGGCTGCAGTCCAATTCTCTACCCTTTTCCCcaaagtgtgcactcattcacttcCTCTCATGGATTTAAAAGTAAGTACCTGGTGGGACAAAATATGGTGTTGAGTAGCCCAGACTTATGACAATCAACTTCCTTTAAAAATGCATGAAGGAAAAGAGAGAAAGTACACACTTGGGGGAACAGGGTAGGAAATAGGAAGGAAACCCACATCTACAGAGAAGCTCACAGCTGGAAACTCTGCGAGAGGGAGGCAAGGCAGGACTAACCTCTGGGTTGAGGTTACTGAGCAGCAGAACACAGTTGCCACCGGTGAGTTGGTGGAAGCCCATTCTGCCTGCAGCCGCTGCAGTCCCAGGCATGGTCAGATGGGCCAGGCCTCCAGGAACCCCCTGCATCGTCAGGCCTGCGGAGGGAACCAAATGGAGCGGGATAACAAATCAGTGAACAAACTTCGAAAAGGGTTGACAGATAAACGGCTGGACAGGAAGCCGCCCAACAATTGACTGCTAATCTGCTCATTGGTCAAGGTCTGCAAAAGTATCAAAGTAGTCAGTGTAGCCACTCAATGGTAGTAGATGAGGCCAGTTTCCCCCTTTAAATGTAAAGTGCTAGTGAAAAAGTCTTATGTACAATCCAATGTTGGTCAGGAGCAAGCCGAGCGTCAGAGGAGGAGCCAACTAACCTGCAGCTTGCTGAATGGTGAAGGCTGGGGGGAAGGCGTGAGCTCCCGCATATGGGTTGGCCGAGATAATCCCGGGAGGACCTTGGGAAAACACATGGATACAGAGGAGTGTTAATAAATTGCTTGAATTGATCCATTTATTGTAAATTACACAAATATAAATGTTCAAATTATTGGACAGGGGAAAGGTACAGGGGTCAGTcatatacaatatatacacacacaaaaaaagtatGTTGGCACCCCTTCAAAATAGTAGattgggctatttcagccacacccgttgctgacaggtgtatacaattgagcacacagccatgcaatctccatagacaaatgttggcagtaaaatggccttactgaagagcttagtgactttcaacatagcaccgtcataagatgccaacctttccaaaaagtcagttcctcaaatttctgccatgctagagctgctccggtcaactgtaagtgccgtTCTTATGAAGTGGaatcgtctaggagcaacaacggtacagtcgcgaagtggtaggccacacaaattcACAGAATGGGaacgctgagtgctgaagcgtgtaaaaatgaTCTTTCCTCAACACTcaagttccaaacttcctctggaagcaaagtcagcacaagaactgctcatcaggagcttcatgaaatgggtttccatggtcgagcagccgcacacaagcctaaaatcaccatgcgcaatggcaagcgtcagctggagtggcgtaaagctctctgccattggactctagtgcagtggaaatgcattctctggagtgatgaatcacgcttcaccatcttgcagtccgacggactaatctgggtttgacggatgccagaagaacgctacctgccccaatgcatagtgccaactgtaaagttcggtggaggaggaataatagtctggggttgtttttcatgttcgggccccttagttccagtgaagggaaatcttaactctacagcatacaatgacattctagaggattctgtgcttccaacttccaacttggggaaggccctttcctgttttagcatgacacaCGACACACagcgtgcacaaagtgaggtccatactgaaatggtttgtcgagatcgatgtggaagaacttgactggcctgcacaaagcacTGAGCTCAACCTCACCGAACACCTAAGGAATGAATTGGAACACAGACTGCGAAAAAGGCCTAATCACACAACACcagtacccgacctcactaatgctcgtggctgaatggaagcaagtccccgcagtaatgttccaacatctagtagaaagccttcccagaagagtggaggctgttatagcagtaaaggggggaccaactccatattaatgctcatgattttggaaggaGATGTTCGAGGAGGTGGTAccaacatacttttggtcatgtagtgtagctccCCACCTGTTCAGTCGTGTCTAAATGAAAAGCGAGAAAGGACGGAGGTATTTTAAACATATTTACCATAGTACTCACCGAAGGCTGCAGCCATAGCCTGGTGGTCGATTGAGGGATGGCTGTCCCCCGTGGGTAGATCGGGACGCGTGTAGTCCCGGCTCTTGTCGTTGTTGTACTTCACATTCAGGCTGGTCAGCTTGGAGAAGTTGATGCGGAGGGTGCAGCAGGCGTTGTAGATGTTCTGCCCGTCTAAAGACTTCACCACAGGGCAACAGTTTCAACATTAAACTATCCATAAAAGTGTCCAAATATCCAGGATTTGCTCATTCCTCTTTCAGAGTATTCCTTTCCCACATTTTCAAAATTTTAACACATTCAAGTCAGAATCTAAGAATACAATGAAGTGCTGTGTATTATTGAGATAGGTAGAGAGTGCCACTCACAAGTTTCGTGTGCTGAGCGGTCAGGCCGTCAGAGTACTGCAGCAGGGCCTGAAACTGGTTGTTTTTGGTAAAAGTGATGATCTTCAGCACCGCTCCgaacttggagaagatctgcgaGCGACGACGGCATGGTCAGGGGGAATACAAACGTAGACCTACACATTCATACATGTAGTGAGTGTGTTATAagactgtgtgtgttacctgatgCAGCACGTCCAGGGTGACGGGGTAGAAGAGGTTCTCCACTATGACACGCAGCACGGGGCTGGCCCCGCTCATGCCGGCTGAGGCATCCACCCCTGCCATGGGCATTCCCCCCGCCTGCACTACGTTCACCGCCTGCAGTGCCGCCTGGGCTCTCTgtgggg
This genomic stretch from Salvelinus alpinus chromosome 15, SLU_Salpinus.1, whole genome shotgun sequence harbors:
- the LOC139540452 gene encoding polypyrimidine tract-binding protein 1-like isoform X4, coding for MGSTYVTELDSVHDTTVGTKRGSDELFYCASNGPNIMTCAAANGNDSKKFKGDIRSPGIPSRVIHMRKLPDDINEAEVISLGLSFGKVTNLLMLKGKNQAFIEMNTEDAAQAMVSYYASVTPVIRNHPIFLQYSNHQELKTDNSPNQVRAQAALQAVNVVQAGGMPMAGVDASAGMSGASPVLRVIVENLFYPVTLDVLHQIFSKFGAVLKIITFTKNNQFQALLQYSDGLTAQHTKLSLDGQNIYNACCTLRINFSKLTSLNVKYNNDKSRDYTRPDLPTGDSHPSIDHQAMAAAFGEYYGPPGIISANPYAGAHAFPPAFTIQQAAGLTMQGVPGGLAHLTMPGTAAAAGRMGFHQLTGGNCVLLLSNLNPERVTPQCLFILFGVYGDVMRVKILFNKKENALIQMSDGTQAQLAMSHLNGQRLHGTALRVTLSKHTNVQLPREGHEDQGLTKDYSNSPLHRFKKPGSKNYSNIFPPSATLHLSNIPPSVVEDDLKMLFASSGAMVKAFKFFQKDRKMALVQMDSVEEAIESLIKFHNHDLGENHHLRVSFSKSTI
- the LOC139540452 gene encoding polypyrimidine tract-binding protein 1-like isoform X3, coding for MDGCSETDLYPMGSTYVTELDSVHDTTVGTKRGSDELFYCASNGPNIMTCAAANGNDSKKFKGDIRSPGIPSRVIHMRKLPDDINEAEVISLGLSFGKVTNLLMLKGKNQAFIEMNTEDAAQAMVSYYASVTPVIRNHPIFLQYSNHQELKTDNSPNQVRAQAALQAVNVVQAGGMPMAGVDASAGMSGASPVLRVIVENLFYPVTLDVLHQIFSKFGAVLKIITFTKNNQFQALLQYSDGLTAQHTKLSLDGQNIYNACCTLRINFSKLTSLNVKYNNDKSRDYTRPDLPTGDSHPSIDHQAMAAAFGPPGIISANPYAGAHAFPPAFTIQQAAGLTMQGVPGGLAHLTMPGTAAAAGRMGFHQLTGGNCVLLLSNLNPERVTPQCLFILFGVYGDVMRVKILFNKKENALIQMSDGTQAQLAMSHLNGQRLHGTALRVTLSKHTNVQLPREGHEDQGLTKDYSNSPLHRFKKPGSKNYSNIFPPSATLHLSNIPPSVVEDDLKMLFASSGAMVKAFKFFQKDRKMALVQMDSVEEAIESLIKFHNHDLGENHHLRVSFSKSTI
- the LOC139540452 gene encoding polypyrimidine tract-binding protein 1-like isoform X2, producing MDGCSETDLYPMGSTYVTELDVHDTTVGTKRGSDELFYCASNGPNIMTCAAANGNDSKKFKGDIRSPGIPSRVIHMRKLPDDINEAEVISLGLSFGKVTNLLMLKGKNQAFIEMNTEDAAQAMVSYYASVTPVIRNHPIFLQYSNHQELKTDNSPNQVRAQAALQAVNVVQAGGMPMAGVDASAGMSGASPVLRVIVENLFYPVTLDVLHQIFSKFGAVLKIITFTKNNQFQALLQYSDGLTAQHTKLSLDGQNIYNACCTLRINFSKLTSLNVKYNNDKSRDYTRPDLPTGDSHPSIDHQAMAAAFGEYYGPPGIISANPYAGAHAFPPAFTIQQAAGLTMQGVPGGLAHLTMPGTAAAAGRMGFHQLTGGNCVLLLSNLNPERVTPQCLFILFGVYGDVMRVKILFNKKENALIQMSDGTQAQLAMSHLNGQRLHGTALRVTLSKHTNVQLPREGHEDQGLTKDYSNSPLHRFKKPGSKNYSNIFPPSATLHLSNIPPSVVEDDLKMLFASSGAMVKAFKFFQKDRKMALVQMDSVEEAIESLIKFHNHDLGENHHLRVSFSKSTI
- the LOC139540452 gene encoding polypyrimidine tract-binding protein 1-like isoform X1, which translates into the protein MDGCSETDLYPMGSTYVTELDSVHDTTVGTKRGSDELFYCASNGPNIMTCAAANGNDSKKFKGDIRSPGIPSRVIHMRKLPDDINEAEVISLGLSFGKVTNLLMLKGKNQAFIEMNTEDAAQAMVSYYASVTPVIRNHPIFLQYSNHQELKTDNSPNQVRAQAALQAVNVVQAGGMPMAGVDASAGMSGASPVLRVIVENLFYPVTLDVLHQIFSKFGAVLKIITFTKNNQFQALLQYSDGLTAQHTKLSLDGQNIYNACCTLRINFSKLTSLNVKYNNDKSRDYTRPDLPTGDSHPSIDHQAMAAAFGEYYGPPGIISANPYAGAHAFPPAFTIQQAAGLTMQGVPGGLAHLTMPGTAAAAGRMGFHQLTGGNCVLLLSNLNPERVTPQCLFILFGVYGDVMRVKILFNKKENALIQMSDGTQAQLAMSHLNGQRLHGTALRVTLSKHTNVQLPREGHEDQGLTKDYSNSPLHRFKKPGSKNYSNIFPPSATLHLSNIPPSVVEDDLKMLFASSGAMVKAFKFFQKDRKMALVQMDSVEEAIESLIKFHNHDLGENHHLRVSFSKSTI
- the LOC139540452 gene encoding polypyrimidine tract-binding protein 1-like isoform X5 — encoded protein: MTCAAANGNDSKKFKGDIRSPGIPSRVIHMRKLPDDINEAEVISLGLSFGKVTNLLMLKGKNQAFIEMNTEDAAQAMVSYYASVTPVIRNHPIFLQYSNHQELKTDNSPNQVRAQAALQAVNVVQAGGMPMAGVDASAGMSGASPVLRVIVENLFYPVTLDVLHQIFSKFGAVLKIITFTKNNQFQALLQYSDGLTAQHTKLSLDGQNIYNACCTLRINFSKLTSLNVKYNNDKSRDYTRPDLPTGDSHPSIDHQAMAAAFGEYYGPPGIISANPYAGAHAFPPAFTIQQAAGLTMQGVPGGLAHLTMPGTAAAAGRMGFHQLTGGNCVLLLSNLNPERVTPQCLFILFGVYGDVMRVKILFNKKENALIQMSDGTQAQLAMSHLNGQRLHGTALRVTLSKHTNVQLPREGHEDQGLTKDYSNSPLHRFKKPGSKNYSNIFPPSATLHLSNIPPSVVEDDLKMLFASSGAMVKAFKFFQKDRKMALVQMDSVEEAIESLIKFHNHDLGENHHLRVSFSKSTI